In Myotis daubentonii chromosome 6, mMyoDau2.1, whole genome shotgun sequence, a genomic segment contains:
- the SLC22A16 gene encoding solute carrier family 22 member 16 isoform X1: protein MIVLYLSICTYVKVNMIKTVHICLCFFFCPYIITCFSSLFRYQVFLYFTVAFQNISCGVHYLASVFMTVLPRYACRPPGNVSRVLFHNVSDWRLDNIWKLSSSGHEEQVVVQLQDGEIWELKRCNRFRRDNLSNLDYNYNGHKSRFPCLDGYIYDTSKWDSTVVTQWDLVCNREWFAKLIQPTFMVGVLLGALIFGYLSDRIGRRLVLWSTSIGMYFFGIAAAFTLDYYSFMLARFLLAIVSSGYLVVVFVYVTEFIGMKARTWACIQVHSFFAIGTMVVALTGYLVRTWWIYQIILSTVTAPFVLFCWMLPETPFWLLSEGKYEEAQTVVDQMAKWNRAGTFKLSELLSLDLYSPADQQSLYANKHRLLYLFYDCNIGKRTLIVWLIWFTGCLGYYSFSLNSVNLGGNVYLNLFLIGAVDIPASIVLCFGMDILGRKKALITALFSSAVFCGLIMVIPLKYYFWTMVTTMAGKFAIGAAFGLIYLYTAELYPTVIRTQAVGSGSMVSRAGSIVAPFSVNLSSIWIFIPQLLIGCLAFVSGILTFQLPETLRKPLISTWEEATTPDAEKESSSGKLSPTTSNTDAGQTRSD, encoded by the exons ATGATTGTTCTGTATTTATCCATCTGTACATATGTTAAGGTAAACATGATAAAGACCGTTCATATTtgcttatgtttttttttttgtccgtATATAATAActtgcttttcttctcttttcagaTACCAGGTATTTCTCTATTTCACGGTTGCCTTCCAGAATATCTCTTGTGGTGTCCACTACTTGGCATCTGTGTTTATGACGGTGCTCCCCAGGTACGCCTGCAGGCCCCCAGGCAATGTGAGCCGGGTTCTTTTCCACAATGTTTCTGATTGGAGGTTGGACAACATCTGGAAGCTGTCTTCCTCGGGCCATGAAGAGCAAGTTGTGGTGCAGCTACAGGACGGTGAGATCTGGGAGCTCAAAAGGTGTAACAGGTTCCGGAGAGATAACTTGTCGAATCTGGACTATAATTATAACGGCCATAAAAGTCGTTTTCCTTGCTTGGATGGCTACATCTATGACACAAGCAAATGGGACAGCACCGTGGTGACTCAGTGGGATCTGGTCTGTAACCGAGAATGGTTTGCCAAGCTGATCCAGCCTACATTCATGGTAGGAGTCCTGCTGGGAGCGCTGATTTTTGGCTACCTTTCTGACAG gATAGGAAGACGACTTGTCTTGTGGTCCACAAGCATTGGCATGTACTTCTTTGGCATAGCAGCGGCATTCACATTGGATTATTACAGCTTCATGCTTGCACGCTTTCTTCTTGCTATT GTTTCAAGCGGTTATCTCGTGGTGGTGTTCGTCTATGTGACAGAATTTATCGGCATGAAGGCTCGGACGTGGGCATGCATCCAAGTGCACTCCTTTTTTGCCATTGGAACGATGGTGGTGGCTTTGACAGGCTACTTGGTCAGGACCTGGTGGATCTACCAGATAATCCTCTCTACAGTGACTGCCCCCTTTGTCTTGTTCTGTTGGATGCTCCCGGAGACTCCTTTTTGGCTTCTTTCAGAGGGAAAATATGAAGAAGCACAAACAGTGGTTGATCAGATGGCCAAGTGGAATAGGGCCGGCACCTTTAAGCTGTCAGAACTCTTATCCCTGGATCTATACAGTCCTGCTGATCAACAGTCTCTTTACGCTAATAAGCACAGGCTATTATATCTGTTTTATGACTGCAATATTGGAAAAAGGACACTTATTGTTTGGCTGATTTGGTTCACGGGGTGTTTGGGATACTATTCCTTCTCCTTGAATTCTGTTAATCTAGGAGGCAATGTATATTTAAACCTCTTTCTCATAG GTGCAGTGGATATTCCTGCCTCCATTGTGTTGTGCTTCGGGATGGACATTCTGGGGAGGAAGAAAGCTCTGATCACCGCCCTTTTCTCAAGTGCAGTTTTCTGTGGTTTGATTATGGTGATTCCCTTG AAGTACTATTTTTGGACTATGGTGACAACTATGGCTGGAAAATTTGCCATAGGAGCAGCATTTGGCCTCATTTACCTTTACACAGCAGAACTATATCCAACCGTGATAAG GACACAGGCCGTGGGAAGTGGCAGCATGGTGTCCCGTGCGGGAAGCATCGTGGCCCCGTTCTCCGTTAACCTCTCCAGCATTTGGATCTTTATACCCCAG TTGCTTATTGGGTGTTTGGCCTTTGTGAGTGGAATTCTAACATTCCAACTTCCAGAAACCCTCCGGAAGCCTCTGATAAGTACTTGGGAGGAGGCTACCACACCGGATGCAGAAAAAGAGAGCAGTTCAGGCAAATTGTCTCCCACAACCAGTAACACTGATGCCGGACAAACCAGAAGTGATTAA
- the SLC22A16 gene encoding solute carrier family 22 member 16 isoform X2: MGPSNLELIFDRVGHFGRYQVFLYFTVAFQNISCGVHYLASVFMTVLPRYACRPPGNVSRVLFHNVSDWRLDNIWKLSSSGHEEQVVVQLQDGEIWELKRCNRFRRDNLSNLDYNYNGHKSRFPCLDGYIYDTSKWDSTVVTQWDLVCNREWFAKLIQPTFMVGVLLGALIFGYLSDRIGRRLVLWSTSIGMYFFGIAAAFTLDYYSFMLARFLLAIVSSGYLVVVFVYVTEFIGMKARTWACIQVHSFFAIGTMVVALTGYLVRTWWIYQIILSTVTAPFVLFCWMLPETPFWLLSEGKYEEAQTVVDQMAKWNRAGTFKLSELLSLDLYSPADQQSLYANKHRLLYLFYDCNIGKRTLIVWLIWFTGCLGYYSFSLNSVNLGGNVYLNLFLIGAVDIPASIVLCFGMDILGRKKALITALFSSAVFCGLIMVIPLKYYFWTMVTTMAGKFAIGAAFGLIYLYTAELYPTVIRTQAVGSGSMVSRAGSIVAPFSVNLSSIWIFIPQLLIGCLAFVSGILTFQLPETLRKPLISTWEEATTPDAEKESSSGKLSPTTSNTDAGQTRSD, translated from the exons aTACCAGGTATTTCTCTATTTCACGGTTGCCTTCCAGAATATCTCTTGTGGTGTCCACTACTTGGCATCTGTGTTTATGACGGTGCTCCCCAGGTACGCCTGCAGGCCCCCAGGCAATGTGAGCCGGGTTCTTTTCCACAATGTTTCTGATTGGAGGTTGGACAACATCTGGAAGCTGTCTTCCTCGGGCCATGAAGAGCAAGTTGTGGTGCAGCTACAGGACGGTGAGATCTGGGAGCTCAAAAGGTGTAACAGGTTCCGGAGAGATAACTTGTCGAATCTGGACTATAATTATAACGGCCATAAAAGTCGTTTTCCTTGCTTGGATGGCTACATCTATGACACAAGCAAATGGGACAGCACCGTGGTGACTCAGTGGGATCTGGTCTGTAACCGAGAATGGTTTGCCAAGCTGATCCAGCCTACATTCATGGTAGGAGTCCTGCTGGGAGCGCTGATTTTTGGCTACCTTTCTGACAG gATAGGAAGACGACTTGTCTTGTGGTCCACAAGCATTGGCATGTACTTCTTTGGCATAGCAGCGGCATTCACATTGGATTATTACAGCTTCATGCTTGCACGCTTTCTTCTTGCTATT GTTTCAAGCGGTTATCTCGTGGTGGTGTTCGTCTATGTGACAGAATTTATCGGCATGAAGGCTCGGACGTGGGCATGCATCCAAGTGCACTCCTTTTTTGCCATTGGAACGATGGTGGTGGCTTTGACAGGCTACTTGGTCAGGACCTGGTGGATCTACCAGATAATCCTCTCTACAGTGACTGCCCCCTTTGTCTTGTTCTGTTGGATGCTCCCGGAGACTCCTTTTTGGCTTCTTTCAGAGGGAAAATATGAAGAAGCACAAACAGTGGTTGATCAGATGGCCAAGTGGAATAGGGCCGGCACCTTTAAGCTGTCAGAACTCTTATCCCTGGATCTATACAGTCCTGCTGATCAACAGTCTCTTTACGCTAATAAGCACAGGCTATTATATCTGTTTTATGACTGCAATATTGGAAAAAGGACACTTATTGTTTGGCTGATTTGGTTCACGGGGTGTTTGGGATACTATTCCTTCTCCTTGAATTCTGTTAATCTAGGAGGCAATGTATATTTAAACCTCTTTCTCATAG GTGCAGTGGATATTCCTGCCTCCATTGTGTTGTGCTTCGGGATGGACATTCTGGGGAGGAAGAAAGCTCTGATCACCGCCCTTTTCTCAAGTGCAGTTTTCTGTGGTTTGATTATGGTGATTCCCTTG AAGTACTATTTTTGGACTATGGTGACAACTATGGCTGGAAAATTTGCCATAGGAGCAGCATTTGGCCTCATTTACCTTTACACAGCAGAACTATATCCAACCGTGATAAG GACACAGGCCGTGGGAAGTGGCAGCATGGTGTCCCGTGCGGGAAGCATCGTGGCCCCGTTCTCCGTTAACCTCTCCAGCATTTGGATCTTTATACCCCAG TTGCTTATTGGGTGTTTGGCCTTTGTGAGTGGAATTCTAACATTCCAACTTCCAGAAACCCTCCGGAAGCCTCTGATAAGTACTTGGGAGGAGGCTACCACACCGGATGCAGAAAAAGAGAGCAGTTCAGGCAAATTGTCTCCCACAACCAGTAACACTGATGCCGGACAAACCAGAAGTGATTAA